One Corynebacterium aurimucosum genomic window, CAGCCCGGAGTGCGGGTGCGCATCCGCTTCAATGGTCGTCTGGTTGACGCCATCTTGTTGTCGCGGGCTAGCGATTCCGACTATGCGGGTTCGCTTCGTTATATTGATCGCGTCATTTCTCCTTATGCGGTGTACACCCCGACAATGTCAGCGCTCATCGAATCCCTCGCGGCTCGTTATGGCGGCGTGCGCTCCGACATCATTCGCACCGCGATCCCGGCGCGCCACGCCAAGGCCGAAGAAGCAGACGTGGATACGCCGTGGGAGGAACTTGGCACTGCCGAGTATCCGGATCTTTCCGCGTGGTCGGGCTACCAGCACGGGGAGTCCTTCGTAGATTCGATCTTGTCCGGGCACATTGCCCGGGCAGCCTGGCAGATAGCACCCGGGGAAGACTGGGCCGGTGCTTTGGCAGCCCTTGGAACCAGCGTGGCCCTGCAGGGCGGGGGCGTGCTCATGGTCGTCCCCGATCAGCGTGACTTGAATTGCCTAGAGGCGGCGTTTCGCCGTCACGTTTCTGCCAAACAAATCACTGTCCTCGCGCACAGTACTGGGCCCCAGGCCCGTTATCGTCGCTATCTTTCCGCCTTAACTGGTCAAGCACGGATCGTCATCGGTACTCGCTCCGCAGCCTTTGCCCCAGTCAAGGGCCTCAAGCTGGCCGTTGTCCTCAATGACGGCGACGATAATTTGGTGGATAACCTCAAGCCCTATGCCCATTCGAGGGAGGTGCTTAGCACCCGCTCGGCACAGGAAGGCTGCAGCCTTGTCCTCGCCGGCCATGCGCGCACCGCAGAAGCCCAGTTGCTTGTTGAATCGGGGTGGGCCCACGATCTTTTACCTAGCGACACAGCGCTGGAGAAGAGACGCCCCAACATCCTTGCGGTGGGTGCGTACGGGATTAATCTGGCCCGCCACATGCAGGGCGGGACGACGGCTGTCAGCGGCCCGGCATTTCAGGCCACACGTGCGGCGCTCGACCGCGGTGAGCCTGTTCTCGTACAGGTCCCGCGTAAGGGTTATGCGCCGATTTTGGCTTGTGGGCACTGCGCGTCCCCGGCGCGTTGCCGTCATTGCAATGGCCCCTTGGGTCTGCCTTCCGCTGGTGCTTCGAGGGATGAATCGACAGATTCGGCTGCGCTGCCGACGTGCCGGTGGTGTGGGCGCGTTGACGCTCATTATCGGTGCTCCGACTGCGGCTCGCCGCGGCTGCGCGCCATCGTGCTGGGTTCCGAACGCACGGCGGAAGAGATGGGCCGCGCTTTTCCCAATACCAGGGTGATT contains:
- a CDS encoding primosomal protein N', translating into MPKKTPAAQQPVARVLPLLGVAHLDREFDYLIDESDSQAAQPGVRVRIRFNGRLVDAILLSRASDSDYAGSLRYIDRVISPYAVYTPTMSALIESLAARYGGVRSDIIRTAIPARHAKAEEADVDTPWEELGTAEYPDLSAWSGYQHGESFVDSILSGHIARAAWQIAPGEDWAGALAALGTSVALQGGGVLMVVPDQRDLNCLEAAFRRHVSAKQITVLAHSTGPQARYRRYLSALTGQARIVIGTRSAAFAPVKGLKLAVVLNDGDDNLVDNLKPYAHSREVLSTRSAQEGCSLVLAGHARTAEAQLLVESGWAHDLLPSDTALEKRRPNILAVGAYGINLARHMQGGTTAVSGPAFQATRAALDRGEPVLVQVPRKGYAPILACGHCASPARCRHCNGPLGLPSAGASRDESTDSAALPTCRWCGRVDAHYRCSDCGSPRLRAIVLGSERTAEEMGRAFPNTRVIQSGGSTVLDEIPTGPSLVIATPGAEPRIAEGGHYGAALLVETGALLGRQDLRATEDTLAKWAAAATLVAPARDGGAVIVAADEQLPLVGFLSRWDMVGAAAAELQARREVRFPPAVHMAAVDGADASLDAFLELAELPEHAELLGPVPLPPGVSLPGDYDHERGGEPQRLLIRTPLGPRSELGQALRKANSVRSARKDVLPLRITVDPINIG